One part of the Theropithecus gelada isolate Dixy chromosome 5, Tgel_1.0, whole genome shotgun sequence genome encodes these proteins:
- the TKTL2 gene encoding transketolase-like protein 2 — MANDAKPDVKTVQVLRDAANRLRIHSIRATCASGSGHLTSCCSAAEVVSVLFFHTMKYKQTDPEHPDNDRFILSKGHATPILYAAWVEVGDIGESDLLNLRKLHSDLEGHPTPRLPFVDMATGSLGQGLGAACGMAYTGKYLDKASYRVFCLMGDGESSEGSVWEAFAFASHYNLDNLVAVFDVNRLGQSGPAPLEHGADIYQNCCEAFGWNTYLVDGHDVEALCQVFWQASQVKNKPTAIVAKTFKGRGIPNIEDAENWHGKPVPKERADAIVKLIESQIQTNENPRPKPPVEDSPQIIITDIKMTSPPAYKVGDKIATQKTYGLALAKLGRANERVIVLSGDTMNSTFSEIFRKEHPERFIECVIAEQNMVSVALGCATRGRTIAFASAFAAFFTRAFDQLRMGAISQANINLIGSHCGVSSGEDGPSQMALEDLAMFRSIPNCTVFYPSDAISTEHAVYLAANTKGMCFIRTSEPETAVIYTPQENFEIGQAKVVRHSVNDKVTVIGAGVTLHEALAAADHLSQQGISVRVIDPFTIKPLDAATIISSAKATGGRVITVEDHYREGGIGEAVCAAVSREPDVLVHQLAVSGVPQHGKTTELLDMFGISTRYIIAAVTLILMK; from the coding sequence ATGGCCAACGACGCCAAGCCCGACGTGAAGACTGTGCAGGTGCTGCGGGACGCCGCCAACCGCCTGCGGATCCATTCCATCAGGGCCACGTGTGCCTCTGGTTCTGGCCACCTCACGTCGTGCTGCAGTGCAGCGGAGGTCGTGTCTGTCCTCTTCTTCCACACGATGAAGTATAAACAGACAGACCCAGAACATCCGGACAATGACCGGTTCATCCTCTCCAAGGGACATGCTACTCCCATCCTCTATGCTGCTTGGGTGGAGGTGGGTGACATCGGTGAATCTGACTTGCTGAACCTGAGGAAACTTCACAGTGACTTGGAGGGACACCCTACTCCCCGACTGCCGTTTGTTGACATGGCAACAGGGTCCCTAGGGCAGGGATTAGGTGCTGCATGTGGAATGGCTTATACTGGCAAGTACCTTGACAAGGCCAGTTACCGGGTGTTCTGCCTTATGGGAGATGGCGAATCCTCAGAAGGCTCTGTGTGGGAGGCTTTCGCTTTTGCCTCCCACTACAACTTGGACAATCTCGTGGCGGTCTTCGACGTGAACCGCTTGGGACAAAGTGGCCCTGCACCCCTTGAACATGGCGCAGACATCTACCAGAATTGCTGTGAGGCCTTTGGATGGAATACTTACTTAGTGGATGGCCATGATGTGGAAGCCTTGTGCCAAGTATTTTGGCAAGCAAGTCAAGTGAAGAACAAACCTACTGCTATAGTTGCCAAGACCTTCAAAGGTCGGGGTATTCCAAATATTGAGGATGCAGAAAATTGGCATGGAAAGCCAGTGCCAAAAGAAAGAGCAGATGCAATTGTCAAATTAATTGAGAGTCAGATACAGACCAATGAGAATCCCAGACCAAAACCGCCTGTGGAAGACTCACCTCAAATCATCATCACAGATATAAAAATGACCTCCCCACCTGCTTACAAAGTTGGTGACAAGATAGCTACTCAGAAAacatatggtttggctctggcTAAACTGGGCCGTGCAAATGAAAGAGTTATTGTTCTGAGTGGTGACACAATGAACTCCACCTTTTCTGAGATATTCAGGAAGGAACACCCTGAGCGTTTCATAGAGTGTGTTATTGCTGAGCAAAACATGGTAAGTGTGGCACTAGGCTGTGCCACACGTGGTCGAACCATTGCTTTTGCTAGTGCTTTTGCTGCCTTTTTTACTAGAGCATTTGATCAGCTCCGAATGGGAGCCATTTCTCAAGCCAATATCAACCTTATTGGTTCCCACTGTGGGGTATCCTCTGGAGAAGATGGACCCTCCCAAATGGCCCTGGAGGATCTAGCCATGTTCCGAAGCATTCCTAATTGCACTGTTTTCTATCCAAGTGATGCCATCTCAACAGAGCATGCTGTTTATCTAGCCGCCAATACCAAAGGAATGTGCTTCATTCGAACCAGCGAACCAGAAACTGCAGTTATTTATACCCCACAAGAAAATTTTGAGATTGGCCAGGCCAAGGTGGTCCGCCACAGTGTCAATGATAAAGTCACAGTAATTGGAGCTGGAGTTACTCTCCATGAAGCCTTAGCAGCTGCTGACCATCTTTCTCAACAAGGTATTTCTGTCCGTGTCATCGACCCATTTACCATTAAACCCCTGGATGCCGCCACCATCATCTCCAGTGCAAAAGCCACAGGCGGCCGAGTTATCACAGTGGAGGATCACTACAGGGAAGGTGGCATTGGAGAAGCTGTTTGTGCAGCTGTCTCCAGGGAGCCTGATGTCCTTGTTCATCAGCTGGCAGTGTCAGGAGTGCCTCAACATGGGAAAACTACTGAATTGCTGGATATGTTTGGAATTAGTACCAGATACATTATAGCAGCCGTAACACTTATTTTAATGAAGTAA